The sequence below is a genomic window from Sulfitobacter sp. DSM 110093.
AGGTAATCTCCATCATCATAGGGATCGGGGCGGGGATTCATTGGTCCGCGCGTGACCTGTGATCCCCATGCTGCAAAGCAACCGCGCGTCAGTCCGTCCAATAAACGTCTTTTGGACTGATGTCATCTAATTGGGTTTTTCCAGCCAGTCCCATCGTCGTTCGCAGTTCCTTGTCCAGAATTGACAGTAAGATTTCGACGCCCTCTTGGCCCATCGCGCCCAGTGCATAAACCATGGCCCGCCCCAGCAAGACGCCTGATGCCCCCATCGCACGGGCGCGGAAGATATCCATCCCGCTGCGCACCCCAGAGTCGAGCAACAACTCCACCCTATCGCTCACAGCATCCGCGATCCTGGGTAGCCAAGAAATCGAGCTTCCCGCCCCATCCAACTGGCGGCCACCGTGATTTGAAACCACGATGGTTTCTATCCCCATATCCGCTGCTATCCGGGCATCCTCAACATCCAGAATCCCTTTGAGGATCACCGGTCCGTCCCACTCCCGTCGGATCCATTCGACATCGTCCCAATCTAACGCCGGATCCACCATTTCTGCGGCCCAAGTGAGCAAGCTGGCAAGATCATCTACTCCCTTCGCATGCCCAACCACATTGCCAAAGCTGACCGCCGGACCTGTCGCAAACTCATAGGCCCAACGAGGCTTCGTGGCGATATTGACAAGGTTCTTAAGGTTAGGGCGGATCGATAGTTTGTTTTTCAGATCCCGGTGGCGCTGACCCAACATCGACAGGTCCATGGTTATAACCAAACGCGAGCAGCCCGCAGCTTTGGCGCGGTGTATCATCTCACGTACGAAATCCCGATCTTTGACTACGTAAAGCTGAAACCAGAACGGCGCACTGGTGGCCTCGGCAACCTCTTCTACAGATGCAATCGACATAGTAGAAAGAATAAAGGGCACGCCGAATTTCTGCGCTGCCTTCGCAACCTTGATCTCGCCACCAATGTTTTGAATCCCCAGCATTCCAACAGGGGCAAAGGCGAGCGGTAGGTTTACGCTTTCTCCGGCCATCTCAGTCAGGGTTGTGATATTGCGGATATCGACCCCAACACGCTGACGAATGTTAAGACGCTGAAAGTCGCTTTCATTCTGGCGGAAGGTGCTTTCAGTGTACGATCCACTCTCTGCGTAATCGTAAAACATCCGCGGCACCCGAGAGCGGTAGACCTGGCGAAAGTCCTCAACGCAAGTGATTGTCATTTTTAGCCCCCCTTAGGCCATGCCGACCGGCACGCGGTCGGGCTGGATATCATCAGGACGGGACATCAATATATCGGTCAACTCTTGCTGCAATTCTGCATGCTCGGGGAGATCAAAGAGATTATCCATCTCCTGTGGATCATCTTGAAGATTATACATCTCGCCGGCACCAGACTTCAAATCCATCGTTAGCTTTGCGGTCTTACTCCGCACTGTGCGCAGGCTCAGGCCAACTCCCACACGGCCGGGCAAGAGTTCCCATTCTGAAAAAGCAGCGGCGCGGGTACCCTCGCCTGAGATGACGTCGCGCATTGACTCGCCATGTATCTTCATCAGGCTATCCGCACCGGCCCAATCCATAAAGGTTGCGCCAAGGTCCAGCGTAGAGAGCGGTTCCTCACTGACCTTACCCGCCGGCACATCCGGCCCTTTCACGATAGCCTTAACGTTCAAGAGCCCCTCAAAAGGCATCGGGCCTTTCAAGACCAGTCCATGGTCGCCCAGCCAATCACCGTGATCGGCCGTGTAAACGATATAGGTATCTTCAGCGAGACCCTGCGCGTCGAGTTCGATCAGGATGCGCCCCACCGAGTGATCAATCAGAGCCAACTGGCCATAAGTATTGGCGATTACCTCACGCAGATGTTCATCGGTCAATTCAGCAAGCCGTGAATACTTGGAGCGGATTTCAGCATGTTCGGCAGGAATTTCACTTTCGACCGCGGCAGCGTGCCACCATGGACGGCCCTCGAAATTGCGGGTGCGGTGTTCGGGCAAATCGACGTCTTCTGGCCGATGCAACGACGCCCAAGGCTCTGGGCAATCGAAAGGATGATGTGGATCTGGGAAAGAAACCCATAGGCAAAAAGGCTTTTCGTGGTTCTGTTTAAGGTAATCGATCGCACGGTCTGCGATCCACGTCGAATTGTGCCATGCCACCGGAAGCTTCGAAGACCATGTCTGTGGCGCGCCCTTGTGATCTCGCGCGCTGGCCCAAAGCAGTTTATTCTTCCACTCTCCCCTTCCATCTCCGTAGTACCATTCTTCATAGGCCAACCCGCCGGGCGGTTTCTCAGGTAGCCACCAATTATGGCCGATATGGACAAGTTCGGCATGGTCAAAGCCCATATAGGGCCCTTTCCAGCCTTCTGGCACTTGCCGAGAGCCTGGGATCGATTCAACTGTCTCGCTGTCACCAAAGACATGGTAGGTCGCAAAATGTGCCTTGCCGATCACCGCCGTATGGTACCCTGATGCCGAAAGCGATGCGGCAAAGCCTTTCTCCCCGATCTCGGGATCAAGATCGATCCCGTTGTCGTGTACGCCATGGGTGCGCGGTAAAAGACCCGTCAGAATTGAGGCACGCGCGGGCTGGCAGACAACACAGGGGGTGACCACAGTTTCAAGGCTCGTGCCCTCACTTGCCAACAGGTCCAGATGCGGCGTCTGCACATTGCGGCCACGGAAACCATAGCAATCGCCACGCTGCTGGTCGGATGTGATGAACAGAATGTTCGGGCGCTTCGTTTCTTTGGTCATGCGGGTCTCCAACAGTTTGAATGGATTACTTTGGGGGGGTGCTACGAAGGTACCCGGCGCTCAGAACGATGGCGGCGGAGAGTGCAAGAAACACCACCGAGGTGGGGGTGCTGAACAAGAACCACGGGTCGCTCCCTGAGGCTTGAAAAGCATTGCGGATTGCCGTTTCCAATGGACCAGCCAAAATGTAAGCAATTACAAAAGGTAGAATTGGAACACCGGATAGCCGCATGAGATAGCCGAGGAGCCCGAAGCCCAGGAGGATGTAAACATCGCTCATGGCGCTGCCTTCGATGTAGACAGAGGTAATGGTCAACAGCAGTACAATCGGCAACAGGATCTGCTTTGGCACCCGGATCAAACCGCCCAGCAAGCGCATGAACCAAGCGCCTGTGGTCCAGTTTAACAAATTGGCAACAACCATAAGAGTGAACAATGCAAAGGCGACGACCAGTTCAGTGTTCACCTCGTCCGGGGTGAAGCGGAAGACTGCGGGTCCGGGATTAAAACCACCGATGGTATCTGCTGCAAGAATTATAAAAACGGCCGCGACGTTTCCAGGGATCCCAAGGCTTAGTGCCGGGATTAAGTTGGCACCGGATACCGCGGAATTTGCAGCTTCAGTGGCGGCGATACCCTCGGGCGCGCCTTGACCGAAAGGCACTTCGCCTCGGTACATCTTAATTCCAGCAGTATAACCCATGGCTGCTGCGAGCGTAGTGCCGATACCAGGCAGAGCGCCCACGACTGTACCGATGGTCATCGATACGCCGATGAACGGCAGAAGCTTGCGGCGTTCCTCAAAGCTAAGGCTGCTTTCCCCAGGGTCAGGTTGCACAACCGTCTTTTGGAGCGCGCGCTTTGAAAGCCACATTTCCTGCAAGCTTACAAATATTTCGCCGACCACAAGAATACCGATAACAACAGCAATGGTAGGGAGCCCGCCAGCCAGCACATCGCTGCCGAGCGACAGTCGTGGATAGGTATCTGTGCCTGTCGCGATGGCTGCGACGAATAACCCAAAGCAGGCAGCCAGCAGACCTTTCCAAGTATCTTTGCCGACGACAACGGCGACGAACGAAAGCGACAGGATCATCAACGCGGCTTTTTCGGGAAGGCCCAAGAACGCTTCGATGCTTATAGCGAGGAAAGGCGCACAGACGAATAGAACGATATCGGAGAATGTGTCACCACTTACCGAGGCAAAATGCGCAACTCTCAACGCTTTGCCGCCCTGCCCCTTCATGGCCATCGGATGCCCATCAAGGGTGGTCATGAACGCATCCGGCGTTCCGGGCGTATTGAATAGGATCGCAGGGACTGCACCACCGACGGTGGCCCCCTTCATGACCCCGACAAGAAATCCAAGAACAGGGAGCAGAGCGTCGGGGGTAAAGCCGAAGATTGATATCAGGATCGGTAGGGCCAGCGCCATGACGAAAGGCCCCGACAGACCCGGCGTAGCCCCGATCAAGACGCCCATGAAAAAACCTAAGGCCACGAGGATCACCGGCCAGGACAGGACAAGGGGCCCAAGCATTAGCGCAGGATTGGCCGTAAACGCCTCAACAATACCTGCAAAAATATAGTCAAACACACCCATCAAAAATCACCGTTGGGAGGCAGCAACAGGTTGTCGAAGGGCAGATCGTAGAGCAGCGCGATTACAAGGGTCGCAACAAAGGCCAACAGGCCAAGACGCCAAGTGGCCTGCGGTGCGCATAGAGCCATAAGTGCGAAGGTCATCACGGTGCCCCCCAGCAAAAATCCCAAATACTTCCACGGCGCCGTTGCGAGCAGTAGGCGGTACGAAGTCTCTCCGCCGGTGAAAGCCCAAGCTATTAGTGGTCCGGCTACCATCATAAGCCCCAGCCCCACGGCAAGAACGAGCGTCAGCCAGATCAGAAAACGTGGCTTAATCTCGCCCACATCTTCCCCGGTCCGCGAGAGCAAAGCGCGCAGACCGATGACGGTGGCAGCGACAGCCATCCCTATCGCCGAAAATGCCGGCAGCATTGCATCACCGATCCGGACATTCCGTCGCCAGACGTCAATTACCGTCGTATCGATATCCTGTGGAATCCAGAATACGAGTGCCAGAAGGGCAAACCCTATCCCCACAACAGCGATCGCGAGATCGCGCAGGTATCCAGTGTGGTTCATAAATTTGCCCCCCATTCGCACGCGATTTGATTAGTTTGAAGTCGCAGCCAATAGTGCTTCGGCGTCCGCTAACTCCTTATTAACATAGGATTTTGCAGCGTCTCCGCTCTTGACCTTAAGCGCGAAAACCCGCGTGATGAAGGCATTCGATTTGCTTCCTTCTTTTTGAATGACCGTCGAGATAGCATCAGACAACGCAGTCCGGGCGTCGTCTGATAGATCGTTCGGCGCGATCGCGACGAAGGTGGCCCCGAAGGAAAATTCGACCCCGATATCGCTGAGATTTTGTGCGTTCGGTGAGACAGCAAGCGGCACATCCTCGCCATTGGCCAAATTCACCAGATCGCCAGAAACAACGCCCGCTTTCTGTGGACCAGCCACCCAACCAATATCGACATCATCTGCCGTCACGGCGTTGAGCACCGCGCGCCCCCCTTGATAGCCCGACACGATGTTGAATTCGACGTCATTGGCCAGGCCAATGTAATAGGCTCCGTCCGCCAGTCGCGGTGTCATGGTTCCGAAAGAGATCGTCTCGCCTGACTTAGCAGCGGCGATCACGTCGGACATGGTGTTCCAGCCGCGGTCGGACTTTGCAACGATGCCCATCTGGGTGCCGGCAATGGTCGACAGATACGTCAGATCATCGGTTGAATAGCCCGGATCGCGCGTGGCCAGAACACCATAGGCAAATGTGTCCGTGATACCGATACCGATTGTCAGCCCATCGGGCTCGGCTTCCATGACCGCGCGTGCCATTACGGCCCCTCCCGCGCCAGGCATGTTCTCGGGGATCATTGTCCAGTTGTAGGTTTCCTGAACGTCTTCGGCGATCAAACGGGCCAATGAGTCTGCGCCGCCTCCTGGCGCAAAGCCAATCAGCACTTTGATTGGCCCCGTCGGAGCCCATTCCGCAAAAGCGGCGTTTGTCGAAAGAAGCACCGCAGCCGCGGTGGTGATAAGATGTTTCATATGTCCTCCCAAGGTTCGACAGAGTCGAATAGAGCGAGGTTAACTAACCGGTCCCTACTCCGGAAATATTAGTTACCTATACCAGCCATATGAATTTGGTTATACCTATGCTATGCGTCCCCGTCTGCTGAAACAATTTCTTGCGATCTGCCGGCATGGTTCAATGTCTGCCGCAGCGCGAGAGTTAGGCATCGCGCAACCAGCCCTGAGCAAGCAGATGCTACAGCTTGAGCATGAGTTGGACGCACAGCTTTTTGTTCGTCATTCCCGTGGCGTTACGCTAACTCGCTCGGGTGAGAAACTAAGACATGAAGCCGCCGAACTGATCCGACGCATAGAGGCCATCCGGCAATCGATACGAACAGAGGGAGAAGACGTTACCGGCAAGGTTGTGATCGCTATAATCTCTTCGCTGGCACCTCCATTGGCCACCGAACTCTACCCACGTCTGGAACGCGAGTTTCCCGGTATTGCTCTGCATATTATCGATTCCTCGTCTGAACGCGCTGGTCTGGCACTACAAAACGAAGAGGTTGACCTGGCCATCCTGCCGAACGCGGCCTCGGACTTTCCGCATCTGGCGTCACTACCCCTTTTTGAGGAGAACTTCTATCTTCTGACCAAGGCAACGACCGAGACCCGGATGGGTCCCATCCGCTTCATAGAAGCTGTCGGCTACCCGCTGATCCTCCCGTTTCACACTCATGACTTGCGGCGCCGGATCGAAGAGGGTGCGCGCAGCATCGGAGCAAGTCTGGATATTAAATACGAAACGGGCAGCATCAATGTTATCGACGCGATGGTAGAGCGTGGCCTCGCGGCGAGTATTGTACCCATTAGTCATTGGCTTGAACGGATCGCCGCCGGTCAGGTTTCGGCCCAGTTAGTGATCGAACCTTCGGTAAGCCGCGTGCATTCGCTTTGCCGTATCGAGGCACGCGTGCTGTCACCTGCCGCAAAGATCGTACATGACGTTATCGCGTCCGAGGTGCAATCGCTCGTCGCTGCGGGCAAATTGTCTGGGAAACCTGTCCGACGGTGACCTTCTTCATTTGTCGTAGACAAGGCGAAAGCCTTGGTGCGACGTACTGCTATCGGCACTGGTTCCCGTGCGGGCCGCGATGCGGTAACGGTAGCAGTAGCTGGCATGACATAGAAACGAACCGCCTTTGCCAACCTTGTAGCCCACCTTGCCAGCATGCACTCGTTGGGTGGTTTTCTTCAAGGATTTCACCTTGAAAGGCTGTGAGGTGTACTCCCAGACATTGCCGACCAAATTGTAGAGACCGTAGCCGTTAGGTGAATAAGATCGCGCCGGGGCGGTACCAGCGTAGCCGTCACGGCCATGATCATGGTCTGGAAATCGCCCCTGCCATATATTGCAGGGAAAGAAATCGCTGTCCGTGGGCTCAGCATCCCCCCAGGGAAACCGCACATCGCCCAACCCTCCCCGCGCCGCATGCTCCCACTCTACTTCGGTCGGCAAACGCCCCCCGGCCCAGCGGGCAAAGACCATGGCATCGTTCCAACTCACGTGTACCACCGGGTGGTCGTCCAAACATGCTGCTTCCGATCCAGGCCCCAATGGCGTAGCCCAACTTGCGCCTTCAACCACCCGCCACCATGGGACAGCTGCGACGGCCCGCGTGGGCGGAGCATCAAGCGGCAACAGATTTTCGAAAACAAACGAATTCCCGATACGCTCGGCTTCGGTGAGGTAGCCGGTATCAGTGACGAACTGGCGAAATCTTAAGTTCGTTACGCTGGTCACGTCCATCACGAAGGATCTAACCCGTGTCTTGCGTAGCGGTGCTTCACCGTCGACCGACAGCTCTGGTCGGTCAGTCCCGATAAGACCTTTGCCTCCAGGAATATTGACACGGGCCATCGTGCCCGTTTCGAAAGCTGCAACAGCTATACTGTCAGGGACATCTGCGGTGGCTGCGCGCACAGGCAGGCAACACCCAGTCTTTTCAGTATTAGCGGGCATCTATGAACCTCAGGAAGAAGCCAATTTCAGTAGAGAGTATCGTACTTTAGTGCCAAACTCACGCTAAAGTGGAAAGCGCTTTCGCCCTTCGATGGCAAAATTAGGGAAGCGTTTATTTTTTCCGGATGATAGCGAACCACAAAATCGCAAGGTATTCGACGTGAACATTCGGTGGAACGGACCATTGCGGTCATTCAGCATGTCAAGCACTAAAGTCCGCTATTCATAAACTGGCATCCGAATTGCTTGATGCGGCACATTGTAATTTTACTCTTCCCATATCGACGGTCAGCGCCTGGATGGTAATGAAAAAACTTCAGGCAATGTCTTTTAGATCTGGTGAGCCAAAAAGACACTTCGATAGCATCTTACGCATGATCGAGCGTACCGCTCTCCCAAAACAAACCTGTTTCCTGAATGCCTTTTGGAAACTTGACCCCACCGCCAATCTTTGGGTCCAGTACCATGCCAAAAAGCTGGTGACCGTTAGTCGGCAGCTTCTCGTCTCAAGTGACTTTTGATCGAGGACGCAGATACCAGTACCAGACCCGATAGGCCTCCAGGAGACCAAGCGGCACGAAATGGACCATTGCCGGGGCAAAGCCGCCCCAGTCATGCAGTGCCGCCCAGTGCAACAGGGTCAGAACCGCAGCGGCATAAGTTGTGCGTTGCAGTGTCTTCCAGTTTCGCCCCAATTTTCGCACGAAATAGTCCGAAGATGTGACGGCCAGCGGTACAAAGATCACGAAAGCGATCCAGCCGGTCCAGATGTAGAATCTTGGTAGGTCTGCCATGACCTTCTGCACCGTGCCCAAATCAATGAGGTACAACACCGTGTGCGCCAGCGCGTAAAAGAAGGCTGCGACGCCAAGATAGCGTCGGTTCTTCTGCAGCCAGCGCGGACCGCGCCAGCCCTTAAAAACAAGTGCCAGCGGTGAGGCCATCATGCCGATAATCATAAAACGCGCGGCGAACTCGCCGGTGGGATGCAGTGCCTCCTGTATGGCTTTGGAGTCGGGTGCATTGATCAGGCTGTTAAGCACAGCGAGACCAGGCAAGGACAGCAGTACCCAAAACCAGTAGGGAGAAACTCTGGAAAACATGTTTGTGGTCTTTCCTAAAAAAGAGGGCGTCAGTGGCCCCAACCCGATCACGACAGCAACAAAAGGGGGCAAAAGGTAGACAAGGCTGGCTAATGGGCGGGCGGAGTTTCTACCTGCTCGATGCGAAAAAAGCCGTCACGCAGGTGCGGCACAAACAACAGCACCAGAAACACCAGGTCAAAGACGGTCTGGATCACCGGGATCATAAAGGGGTTCATGCCCTCGGCAATGGACGGTGACCCGACAAAGGTGGTGGTGACGAAATTGCCGATCTGGTCGACAATCGAAATCGTCCAGTAAACCACCAGCGCCACCCATGTCAGAAAGCCGCGCCGCGCCCAGACCGCCCAGATCAGCGGCACGGCACCCACCACCGCGAACAGGTCCAGATAGGCGGGATATCGCCACGCCTCGGAAGACCCGCCCGCATTGATGTCTTGGAACAGCACCCATGCGATCAAACGGGACAGTTGCAGCGCCAGCCAGATGCCGGTGCCAATGAGAAAGTTACGTTGCGCACCGGTCGTCATGCCGAGTTTCCTTGGAATATAGATGGCGGCATCAATTGCAGATGTCGGTAATATTAGCCCTTGAGGGCAGCGAAGTAGTTGTCCCAAGGTTGATGCGGGCGGCCGGTGGCGGCTTCGAAATCGCTGGATCGGTCATAGGCACCGTTGCGGATGCCTTCGTAGATGCCCGCGATCACCGTCCCAATGAATTGACCCAATTCCGCCACGCGGTCGGCGCGGTAGTCTTCAACACTCATGCTGCGGTACGTCAGATCGGTGTCAAAGGCCCGGTTCATGTAGGTCGCAAGTTCGGCCTGGGTTATCGGTGTGCCGTGCAGATCGTAGGTCTGGCCGAGGTGCGGCGGTGCGGTCAGCATATGGGCATAAGCCACCGCCAGTTCCCCGCGCGTCGTATACCCACAACGCCCGTCGCCAGCGCAATTGGCAATCTCGCCCGCCTTGCGATAGCTGTCGATATATTCGATGTCGGGCTCGATATAAATGCCGTTGCGCCCGATGACCCAGCCCATGCCACTGGCGCGAATGTCGGCCTCCGTCTTGCGGTTGCTATCGATCACCTGCGAAAAGGCGGTGCCGGTCTCCGGCCCCTGCACGCTGGTATAGACGATCCGTTCGACGCCTACGACTTTTGCCGCGGCAATCACATTGCGGTGCTGATCAATCCGCGCAGCTGGGTCGCCATTGCCTGACACCAGCAGCAGGCGGTCCACCCCTTCCAACGAGGTTTCAAGCTGCGCTCGGTCGGCGTAATCGCCGGGGCGTACCTCGATATTCAGGTCGGTGACATTTTCCAGGGTACGTGCCAGCCCGATAACGGTTTCGCCCCGTCCGGTCAACTCACTTGCGATTGTTGCGCCCAGATGGCCGGACACGGCGGTAACTGCGATGATCATATTTCAGGCCTCTCGAAAATGGCAGGCCGCATGCAGCCTGCCGTGGGAAATTCTCAGCTATCAGGCAGCATCAGGCGTGATAGGCTTGGCTGACAGCAAAGCTGTCCTCGAACCAGTGCCACAGCACCACTTGGCCGTCTTTCACCTTGGCACGTAGGGCAAAGGTAAATTCGCCGATCTCCTCGCCCGAATGGGTGGTGATGCCATTCATCTTGCCAAAGACAGCGACGGTGTCGCCCGAAGCAAAAGCATCGGTATTTTCCCAAGCGGTAGTCTGGAAATTCTCTGAAAACTTACCAAGAAAAGCAAAGACGTTCTCTTTGCCCTCTGCGCCCCCGATCCATGGCAGACTTGGGTCGCCTTCGTTGTGCCAGACCATGCCATCGGCCATGAGCTTACCCATGGTGTCCATGTCACCTGATCCCATCGCGCCCATGAAGGCCATGACTGTATCAAAGCTTGCTTGTGTCTGTTCGTCCATTTCCTGTGCTCCTGCTTGTTGTCCAAGGATGATTGCGAGCGATGCGCCCAGCGAAGTTTTCAATAGTGTTCTGCGGTTCATTTGATGGCCTTTACGTAGGTTGACGTTGCGAATGCGGTGCGCTTTTCAACGCGATGGTCGAGAGCGCAAGAGCGATGATCCAAAGCACCGGACCAAGGGCACCGGGCACCAGCGGAACGGTGCCAGGGATCAGCAAAGTCACAATGAACCCGATATCCCCTGCGCTGACGACAACCGTGCCGAAAAGCGCAAAGAACGTCAGGTTCCAAGCGCCCTGATAGATACGCCCCTGAAGGACGCCAGCGTCCAAAGTTGTACCAAGCTGGTAGACGCCATATGCCACACCAAGGTGTAGAATGCCCCACGCCACATAGGTCATGGCGGCAAGGCGTGCATAGATCATAGTATATCCTGTCGGGTTTTGAGGCGGCCGACGCTCCCGAGCGCCGACCACGCTTGCCTAAGATTACTTGCCGGAGAGTTGCTGCAATGCGCCCGCCCAATCCTCAACGTGCCAAGTCTTGACGATCTCACCGTTTTCCAACTGATGAATATCGATCGTCATGATGTCAAAGCTGCGCCCTTCGCCGTCGACCCCAAAGAAGGGGGCGACAGGGGTGCCGGTTGCACGGCTTCGCACTGTCACAAAGTTCTCGTCCTGATGCATGTCCTGCACCGCCCATTTCAGGTCGGGCATGAGTTGGCCAAAACCACCCACCTGCCCGATGAAGGCATCGCGTGTCTTGTCGGCTCCAGAATAGCCGCCAACGCTGACCCAATCTTCGCTGGTCGCGTCAACAAATGCCGCGACGTGGCTTTGCGAACCTGGGTTGCTTAGCATCTCGTAGAATGTGTTCACCGTTTCGGTGTCGTCTGCGAAAGCTCCGGTGGCGAGGGTTGCAAGTGTAGCCGAAGCAAAGAAATTCTTGAAGGTCATGGCATTTCCTTTGTCATGATGTTTTCGGGATAGCGTCATCCGTCACGCCCCTTGATGAGGCGTGTTGAATAACGGCAGGATGGCGGTATCAGGTGGTCAGGCTGCTGAGACTTGCCAATCCAGCTGGGGATTTTCGCGAAACGCGAAGCGGTCCAGATGGCTGGAGATAACCTCCGCAGCTTTGTCGAGTTTCGTCTTATCTGGCGCTTCGACGGTCATGTGCAGACCTGCCTCATCCGCGCGAAGGTCACAGTGCCCGAAGGGAAACTCGATCCGTCCGGAACCCGGCTTATGTGTGACGGGAAT
It includes:
- a CDS encoding DUF2218 domain-containing protein, which codes for MNASTFFTTPNAERYLGTLCKHFGHKIPVTHKPGSGRIEFPFGHCDLRADEAGLHMTVEAPDKTKLDKAAEVISSHLDRFAFRENPQLDWQVSAA